GACATCGCCGAGGTGCCCGCGGTCGAGGTGATCACCACCACCGCCGTCCACCTCATGAGCGCCGCCGCCGTGAAGTGCGGGCTGGCCGACGACCCCGACGCGGAGGTCGACCTCGACGAGGCGCGCAAGCTCATCAACGCCCTCGCGGGGCTCATCACGGCAGGCGCCCCGGAGATCAGCGACATGCACGCTCGGAGCCTGCGCGACGGACTGCGCTCGCTGCAGCTGGCGTTCCGCGAGGCATCCGTCATTCCCGACCCGATCGGGCAGGGCCCCGGCGAGAAGTGGACCGGCCCGGTCAACTGACCCCGGCTGTGAGCGGGCGGATGCCGCGCAGCTGACGCCCGCCCGCGTCACGTCTGGCAGCTCGGGCACCACCAGGTCTCGCGCAGCTCGAGCTCGGTGCGCCCGTGGCGCGCGTGCCGGATCGTCGTGCCGCAGCGCCGGCACGGCTGGCCGCCGCGGCCATGCACCCAGAGGCGCATGCCGCGCCGGGTGTCGCCCGTGGTGGTGCGCGCGACGCGGTCGCGGTTGGCGCGGATCAGTCGCTCGGCGAGCGCGACGGCGGGTGCGAGGTCGACCTGGGCCACCGGGCGCCCGGGCGCGAGCCCGCGCAGGAAGCAGAGCTCGTTGACGTACTCGTTGCCGAGCCCGGCGAGGTTGCGCTGGTCGGCGAGCGCGACGATGATCTCCTGCTCGGGGTGCGACGCGAGGCGCCTGACGGCCTCGGCG
This portion of the Agromyces rhizosphaerae genome encodes:
- a CDS encoding DUF1844 domain-containing protein → MAPEPAEVYQRFHVSQNPPSDATVDATRDIAEVPAVEVITTTAVHLMSAAAVKCGLADDPDAEVDLDEARKLINALAGLITAGAPEISDMHARSLRDGLRSLQLAFREASVIPDPIGQGPGEKWTGPVN